Proteins from a single region of Mumia flava:
- a CDS encoding ferritin-like fold-containing protein, whose protein sequence is MPEHTTPSDAAASELDDPSYRRGVVELLGVLAFGELSAFERLAEDAKLAPTLRDKAHLAEMALVEMQHFVSLRDRLAELGLDPYDAMAPFEATFTRFHLQTAPSDWLEGLVKAYVGDGLAADFYREIAAFLDLETRTLVLEALADSGNSAFVVERVREAIETDPKVAGRLALWGRRLMGEALSQAQVVAAEHDGLTAVLVGGADAPSGMDLASIGRMFTRLTENHAARMAELGLDS, encoded by the coding sequence ATGCCCGAGCACACGACACCCTCCGACGCTGCTGCCTCCGAGCTGGACGACCCGTCGTACCGCCGGGGTGTCGTCGAGCTGTTGGGTGTGCTGGCGTTCGGTGAGCTGTCGGCGTTCGAGCGGCTGGCCGAGGACGCGAAGCTCGCCCCGACGCTGCGCGACAAGGCGCACCTGGCCGAGATGGCGCTCGTGGAGATGCAGCACTTCGTCTCGTTGCGCGACCGGCTCGCCGAGCTGGGCCTCGACCCGTACGACGCGATGGCGCCGTTCGAGGCGACGTTCACCCGCTTCCACCTGCAGACGGCGCCGTCGGACTGGCTGGAGGGCCTCGTGAAGGCGTACGTCGGGGACGGTCTCGCGGCCGACTTCTACCGCGAGATCGCTGCGTTCCTGGACCTGGAGACGCGCACGCTCGTCCTCGAGGCGCTGGCGGACTCGGGCAACTCGGCGTTCGTGGTCGAGCGGGTCCGCGAGGCGATCGAGACGGACCCGAAGGTCGCGGGCCGGCTGGCGCTGTGGGGACGTCGTCTGATGGGCGAGGCCCTGAGCCAGGCGCAGGTGGTCGCCGCGGAGCACGACGGGCTGACGGCCGTCCTGGTCGGCGGTGCGGACGCCCCGAGCGGGATGGACCTGGCCTCGATCGGCCGGATGTTCACCCGGCTGACGGAGAACCACGCCGCTCGGATGGCGGAGCTCGGCCTCGACTCCTGA
- a CDS encoding DEAD/DEAH box helicase, which translates to MGVLPEIADSLADLGITHPFPIQEMTLPIALLGNDLIGQARTGTGKTLAFAIPVVQRTVVPHDPEFEMLGAPGKPQALIVAPTRELAIQVSGDVSDASTKRGARVLTVYGGVPYEPQLEALETGVEIVIGTPGRLLDLAKRKALDLSHVKSLVLDEADEMLDLGFLPDVEALIARTPELRQTMLFSATMPGAIVSLARTHMRHPVNIRAESSSDSQTVPATAQFVYQAHDLDKPEIVARVLQAEDRGRIVVFTRTKRASQRLADDLAERGFNAAPLHGDMAQGAREKAMARFRDGKIDALVATDVAARGIDVENVTHVINYSCPEDDKTYVHRIGRTGRAGKSGIAITLVDWSDVARWKTINKTLGLPFDEPVETYSTSEMLYHDLGIPSEAKGRIAPPKERERSEGSRDRSAGGSDRPKRTRNRSRSRTRGGRPVDRAETGDATPSAEVAAPVQDGSSPESGAANGEGGQTRRRRRRRRRPSGAANGEAPSSGGDAAAVTSDAAAGSAE; encoded by the coding sequence ATGGGAGTGCTTCCCGAGATCGCCGACTCCCTCGCGGACCTCGGCATCACCCACCCGTTCCCGATCCAGGAGATGACGCTGCCCATCGCGCTGCTGGGCAACGACCTGATCGGACAGGCCCGTACCGGCACGGGCAAGACGCTCGCGTTCGCCATCCCCGTGGTGCAGCGGACCGTCGTCCCGCACGACCCCGAGTTCGAGATGCTGGGTGCGCCCGGCAAGCCGCAGGCCCTGATCGTCGCCCCGACCCGCGAGCTCGCGATCCAGGTCTCCGGCGACGTCTCCGACGCCTCCACCAAGCGCGGTGCGCGTGTGCTCACCGTGTACGGCGGCGTGCCGTACGAGCCGCAGCTGGAGGCGCTGGAGACCGGCGTCGAGATCGTGATCGGCACGCCCGGCCGCCTGCTGGACCTGGCCAAGCGCAAGGCGCTCGACCTGAGCCACGTGAAGTCGCTGGTGCTGGACGAGGCCGACGAGATGCTCGACCTCGGGTTCCTCCCCGACGTCGAGGCGCTGATCGCCCGCACGCCCGAGCTGCGGCAGACGATGCTGTTCTCGGCGACGATGCCCGGCGCGATCGTCAGCCTCGCGCGCACCCACATGCGTCACCCGGTCAACATCCGGGCCGAGTCCAGCAGCGACAGCCAGACCGTCCCGGCGACCGCGCAGTTCGTCTACCAGGCGCACGACCTCGACAAGCCCGAGATCGTCGCCCGCGTCCTCCAGGCCGAGGACCGGGGCCGGATCGTCGTGTTCACGCGGACCAAGCGTGCCTCGCAGCGCCTCGCCGACGACCTCGCCGAGCGCGGGTTCAACGCCGCGCCGCTGCACGGCGACATGGCGCAGGGCGCCCGCGAGAAGGCGATGGCGAGGTTCCGCGACGGCAAGATCGACGCGCTCGTCGCGACCGACGTCGCCGCCCGCGGGATCGACGTCGAGAACGTCACGCACGTGATCAACTACTCCTGCCCCGAGGACGACAAGACCTACGTCCACCGGATCGGTCGTACGGGCCGCGCCGGCAAGTCGGGCATCGCGATCACGCTGGTCGACTGGTCGGACGTCGCGCGCTGGAAGACGATCAACAAGACGCTCGGCCTGCCGTTCGACGAGCCGGTCGAGACGTACTCGACGTCCGAGATGCTCTACCACGACCTCGGGATCCCGAGCGAGGCCAAGGGTCGGATCGCGCCCCCGAAGGAACGTGAGCGCTCCGAGGGGTCCCGCGACCGGTCCGCCGGTGGCTCGGACCGTCCGAAGCGCACCCGCAACCGCAGCCGCAGCCGTACGCGTGGTGGCCGTCCCGTCGACCGGGCGGAGACCGGCGACGCGACACCGTCGGCCGAGGTTGCTGCGCCCGTGCAGGACGGCAGCTCGCCGGAGTCGGGCGCCGCGAACGGCGAGGGCGGCCAGACGCGCCGTCGCCGCCGTCGTCGCCGCCGTCCGTCCGGTGCGGCGAACGGCGAGGCCCCCTCGTCGGGCGGTGACGCGGCCGCCGTCACCTCCGACGCTGCCGCAGGCTCTGCCGAGTAG